Proteins from a genomic interval of Deltaproteobacteria bacterium:
- the rsfS gene encoding ribosome silencing factor: MNSSDYARLAVGSGLDRKALDPVALDLRGISSVADFFVILTGTSDRHVQALAENIMEAFKAVGVSLLGSEGLREGKWILLDYGEVVVHVFLEPVREYYDIERLWVDAPRLDFEPQ, from the coding sequence TTGAACTCTTCAGATTATGCCCGTCTTGCCGTCGGGTCAGGGTTGGACAGGAAAGCTCTGGATCCTGTCGCCCTTGACCTCAGGGGAATTTCCTCGGTCGCGGATTTTTTCGTAATTCTTACCGGAACATCGGATCGGCATGTCCAGGCTCTGGCCGAGAATATCATGGAGGCGTTCAAGGCTGTAGGAGTTTCCCTGTTGGGTTCCGAGGGCTTGCGGGAGGGGAAGTGGATTCTCCTTGATTATGGCGAGGTGGTCGTCCATGTTTTCCTGGAACCTGTGCGGGAATATTATGATATAGAGAGGCTTTGGGTTGATGCTCCCCGCCTTGATTTCGAGCCGCAATAA